A genomic region of Macaca thibetana thibetana isolate TM-01 chromosome 14, ASM2454274v1, whole genome shotgun sequence contains the following coding sequences:
- the LOC126935250 gene encoding peptidyl-prolyl cis-trans isomerase A, giving the protein MVNPTVFFDIAVDSEPLGRVFFELFADKVPNTAENFRALSTGEKGFGYKGSCFHRIIPGFMCQGGDFTRHNGTGGKSIYGEKFEDENFILEHTGPGILSMANAGPNTNGSQFFICTAKTEWLDGKHVVFSKVKEGMNIVEAMERFGSRNGKTSKKITIADCGQLE; this is encoded by the coding sequence ATGGTCAACCCTACCGTGTTCTTCGACATTGCCGTCGACAGCGAGCCCTTGGGCCGCGTCTTCTTCGAGCTGTTTGCAGACAAGGTTCCAAACACAGCAGAAAATTTTCgtgctctgagcactggagagaaaggatttggttataagggttcctgctttcacagaattattccagggtttatgtgtcagggtggtgacttcacacgccataatggcactggtggcaagtccatctatggggagaaatttgaagatgagaacttcatcctagagcatacaggtcctggcatcttgtccatggcaaatgctggacccaacacaaatggttcccagtttttcatctgcactgccaagactgagtggttggatggcaagcatgtggtctttagcaaagtgaaagaaggcatgaatattgtggaggccatggagcgctttgggtccaggaatggcaagaccagcaagaagATCACCATTGCCGACTGTGGACAACTCGAATaa